The following is a genomic window from Stenotrophomonas maltophilia.
ATCGCGACGCAGTTCAAAGCTGTCGTACAGGCGTCCTGTCACCGTACGCGCTTCGTAGCGCAGGCGCTGTGGGTCGATGCGCAGCACCTGGAACAGCTGGGTATCCTCGGCCACCGGATCCATCGTCCTGCGCGCTTCATCGGAAAGGCGGTACTGCTTCGGGCCGGCCACGGTCACCACGTACTGCGGCGTCGCTGCCTGCCCTTCGCCACGGCGTCCGTAGGTGTGATCGTGGCCCTGCAGCACCAGATCCACCTTGTGGCGACGCACCACCGGCAGCAGCACATCTCGCAGCGCGGCATTCTCGCGCCCCTCGCGGGGCGAATAGAACGGCTGGTGCAGCAGCACGAGGGTCCACGGCTGCGGGTTTGCCGTCAGCACCTTGTCCAGCCACTGCGCCTGCGCCTTGGCCGTGCCCAGATCCAGTGCCGAAGTACCGTCAAGCACCACCACGCGCGCCGCCTGCGCGTCGAACCAGTAGCTGGTCTGCTGGGCGGCGGCGGCACCATTGCCCGGCAGCGCGAACGTCACCGGCCAGTGCCGGCCCAGCACCCGACGCTCCTGCGGGGTGTCCTCGAACTCCTCGAAGTATTCGTGGTTGCCGATCGCCGGCGCCACCAGCGTTTCCTGCGCCAACCAGCCGGTGGCGGCGAACCACTCGCCCCACTCGCTGTCGTCCATGTTGTCGCCGCCACTGACCAGATCGCCTGCGAACAAGCTCACGCGCGCGTCCGGCGCCGCCTTCTGCGCGGCGCGCACCACGCGGCTGACATGGCTGAGGTTCTTGTTCTGGGTGTCGCCGAAGTACAGCAGGGTCAGCGGCTGCTCGGCGCTGGCCAGCGTGCGCAGCTGGTTCCAGGCACTCCAGCTGCCGTTGCCCTGCACGCGGTAGACGTACAGGGTGTCCGGCTGCAGCCCATCGACGTCGGCACGATGATGGTGTGACGAGCCGTTCTCGGTCTGCAGCGCACGGGTCGTCGCGCGGATCTGGCGGATGCCCTCGATGGCCGGTGAATCAGCGGCCAGGGCGATTTCCAGCAACGGCGCCTGCACACTGCCATCGGTGCGCCAGGCCACGGCGAAACCGTGACCGGGATCGGCTGCGGGCGAGGCTACGATACGGTCCGGCAGCGCTGTCGCTGCGTAATGGCGACTGCCCACCGGCACCTGCGTATTCGGTTCGGCCGCCGCGAACGACAGCGACGGCACGGCCAACAGCAGGCCCAACACCCGCGCGCGCATCACCCAGGGCCGGCTCATGCGCCACACTCCAACGGCAGCGCCAGCTGCTTGGCAATGCTCTCCCAATCGAACGCCACCACGCCCTGGTCATCATGCACTGCGTACAGCGCACCATGCGGGAAGCGCGCGCTGGGCTGCTGCATCAGCCAGATGCCATCGGTGTTGGCCACGGTATTGCCCTGGAAGGCGCCCACTGGCTTCAACGTGTGGCGATCAAACAGGTGGAACACGCTGCGCTGCTTGCCCTGTTCGGTGGTGATCCACCACCCATCCTTGCCGCAGGTGCGCAGGGTCACGCCTTCGGCCTGCGCCTTGAACACATCGCGGCCGAAGGTGGTGCCGGTGAAACGCCCGGCCAGGGTGTAGACCTTGAATTCGCTGGCGTAGCGCTCGTCCTCTTCGGCGATCAACAGGCGACCGTTGTCCGGGTCGCCCCAGATCGATTCGACCACGCGCAGCGCACCGGCTTCGCTGGTGTCACCGATGCTGGCGACGAGCGTTGCCTCGACCTTCGCACCGTCGCGGGTCACGTGGTACTGGCGCACGCGCTTGTCCAGCTCCGCCAGCGGCGGCAGGATGTCACGCCCCTGTGCATCCTCGCCGTTGTCCCAGGAGTCGGTGACGTAGACGCTGTAGCCATCGGCACGGCGGTCGACCCACAGCCCGTACGGCTTGCGCAGGTCCTCGGCAGCGAACGTCGCCAGCGGGGTGAAGTCCGGCAGGCCCAGCACCTGTACGCGGTGATTGTCGCGCTCCACGATCCACAGCAGGTCGTCGGTCACCGCAATCCCGTTTGGGCGGTCGAACTGCCCGGGCGCGGCGCCGCTGCTGCCGACGTCGCGCAGGTGCTGGCCGGTGCTGCCGTCGTAGACCACCAGCTTGTCGGTGGCCTTGGCAGTGGCAATCAACCACAGCGTTCCGTCAGGTGCGCGCCAGGCAGCAGGGGAATCGATGTTGTCGGCCGGCGTCATCGGCGAAAGGAACGCCTCGGCGATGGTGGTCACCGCACGCTCGGCTGCGGCCTTTGCCTCGGGCGTGGCCACGGACGGATCGTTGCCGGTGGCCGGCGTGCAGCCAGCCACCAGGGTCGCGGCCAGTGCGGAAGCCAGCAGGGTGATGCGACGCGCCATCACAGTGCCACCTTCAGGCCCAGCGCGTAGGTGCGGCCATACTCTTCCATCTGCAGGGTGCGCGAGCGCGTGCCCTGGTACAGCTCAAGCGGCTTGTCCAGCAGGTTCTGCGCTTCGAAGTACATGCTCACGCGCGGGGTGAACTTGTAGTCCAGCGAGAAGTCGAGCTGGGTATTGGGTGCGACATAGATGTCGAAGGCGCGGCCCTTGCCGATACTATCGAGGTACTCACTGCGGTACACCGCCGCCAACCGCGTGCTCAGACCATACTTCTCGTAGCCGATGTGCGCACTGTAGACGTGCTTGGACGCGCGCGGCAGGGTGAAGTCCTCACCGGCACGATCCTCGATCCCCGCGTCGAACTCGGTGTCCAGCCAGGTGCCACTGGCACCGACCAGCAGCCCGTCCAGGCCGGCCGGCAGGAACGCCAGCTGCTGCTGCCAGTTGAATTCCGCACCGCGCACGGTGGCCTTGCGGCCGTTGATCGGCTGGGTCACGTCGTAACCACCGTAGGCCGGGTCGTTGGTACGCACGGTCTGCACGATGTAGCCGTCGATCGACTTGTGGAACAGGCCCAGCGAGACGATGCCGCTGCTGCCGATGTACTTCTCCACCGACAGGTCGATGTTCTTCGATTCGTACGGATCCAGCTCCGGATTGCCCAGGCGCACTTCCTCGTCACCGCGGCTGTAGCCCACGCGCGGCGAGATATCGCCGAACGAGGGGCGCGCCACGGTCTTGTTGGCCGAGGCACGCAGCACCCAGTCGTCCGCGGCGTCATAGCGCAGGTGCAGGCCCGGCAGCACGTTGGTGTAGCTGCTGTTGGCCACGCGCGGGGTGACGGTGAAGCTGCGGCCGTTGGCCGCCACGTCGACCTGGTTGCCCGTCGCCTTGAACTGGGTGTTCTCCACCCGCACGCCGCCGATGATGCGCAGCGCGCCGATGTCCCAGGTGCCCATCACATAGCTGGCGAAGATGTCCTCGCTGGCCGTGTAGTCTTCTTCCAGAGAGGTCATCGCATTGCCACCAACGTCCTGCGGCCGCGCACTGTACTGGCTGCCATTGGCCGCCCAGAACGCGCGCATCGCCGCCGAATCCATGCCGTCACCCAGGGTGCCGTGGCGGTACTCCGGCGACGAGGTGCTCCAGCTCGACAGCGCAACCTTCGGGCCGACGCGCAGCTCGCTCTCGTCGACATTGACGTCGCGGTCGCGCCAGCGGCCCAGCAGGCCCATCTTGATGCTGCCGCTGTCACCGTCGAAGCGCACGTTGACCTGCGCGCTGTGCTCCTTGTCATTGACCTGCTTGGGCGAAAGCACGAAACGGTCGAAGGCGTAGTTGCCGTTGTCCAGCCACTGCGGGTTGTCGAAACTGTAGCTGGGCAGGCGGCTGCGCTGGTCCAGCGTGCCATTGAAGGCCTTGCCGTTGAGCTTGAAGCGCGCCTCCATCTCGTCGTTGACGCGCTCTTCGGTACGGGTGTAGCCGACCCGGTAATCGACCACGGCGTTGCTCAGCTTGTTCTCGCCGCCCAGGCTGGCCGCGAAGGTGTTCTCCTTCTTGGTGCGGTAGCGCATGCGCTTGTCGATCGAATCCTTCGGCATGCCGTCCAGGCGGTACTGGTCGGTGCCGGTGTTGACCATCTTGGCGTCGTCGAAGTTGAAGATCACGCGCTGGCGGGTTTCGGCATCGTCGAACTGGCTGTACAGCGTGCGCAGGTAGTACCTGCTGTCTTCGTCCGGGCGCCAGTCGAGGTTGAGGTTGGCGCCGATGCGCTTGCGCTCGATCTCGTACTTGCGGTGCTGCAGGTTGATCGCGGTGACGTCACCGGGTGCGGCGTCATCCTCGCCGTCGTACTCCACTTCGGTGTTGTCCGACTCGAACTTCCGCTTCTGGTAGTTCACGCCCAGCGCCACGCCGAAGGTGTCGTTGAACACTTCGCTGTAGTTGAAGGCCGCCTTCGGGCTGGTCTCGCCGGACAGCTGCTGGTGGCTGCCTTCGATCTTGCCACGCAGGCTGCGCCCGTCGCGGTCGAACGCCGAGGCCGACTCGACCAGCACCGCGCCGCCGATGGCGTCGCCGGCCATGTCCGGGGTCGGCGACTTCACCACGCGCAGGCGTTCGGTGGAATCGGACGGGATGACGTCCAGCGGTGCGGCGCGGCTGGAGTCCTCCGGCGTACCCACCGCGATGCCGTCCACGCTGACGCTGTTGAGATTGGCATCCAGGCCACGGATGACCACGAAGCGGCCTTCGCCCTGGTCGCGGGTCACGCTGATGCCGGGCAGCCGCTGCAGCGACTCGGCAACGTTCTTGTCCGGGTACTGGCCCAGCGCATCGGAGGACACCGCGTCTTCGATCGCGTCACTGCTGCGCTTGAGGTCGACCGCGCGGATCTGCGATTCGAGCTGGGCGCGCACTTCGATGCGGTCCAGATCCACCGCATCAGCGGCCACGGCACCGGTGGCGGCGACCGCCTGCTGCCCGGCAGCCTGCAGCGGTGCCGCGGCCCCCATCGCCAGTGTCAGGGTGATGGCAACGGCCAACGGAGTCTTGATATGCACTGGGAATCCCCATTCCTGTTAAGAATGGGTCTGCACGGTATGTCCGCAAGGTTGCATGGCCATGACATGCGTCTGCACATTTCATGTACGACGCTGGCGCGCCCGGTTTGGGGTTGGGCCCGGCAATCCGGCAAAATGGTGGTCTCTCTCCTGATTCCCCTTCCCGACCATGAAGATCGTCGAAGTGCGCCACCCGCTGGTGCAGCACAAGATCGGCCTGATGCGCAACGCCGCGCTCAGCACCAAGGATTTCCGCGAACTGGCCAACGAGCTGGGCACCCTGCTGGCCTACGAGGCCACCGCCGACCTGGACACCGAGCCGCACACCCTGCCCGGCTGGGCCGGCCCGGTCACCGTGCAGCGCATCGCCGGTGCCAAGATCACCGTGGTGCCGATCCTGCGTGCTGGCCTGGGCATGCTCAGCGGCGTGCTGTCGCTGATCCCGGCCGCGCGCGTCAGTGTGGTCGGCCTGCAGCGCGATGAGGAAACCCTGCAGCCGGTGCCCTACTTCGAGCGCCTGACCGGCCGCCTGGAAGAGCGCGACGCGCTGATCC
Proteins encoded in this region:
- a CDS encoding phytase — its product is MARRITLLASALAATLVAGCTPATGNDPSVATPEAKAAAERAVTTIAEAFLSPMTPADNIDSPAAWRAPDGTLWLIATAKATDKLVVYDGSTGQHLRDVGSSGAAPGQFDRPNGIAVTDDLLWIVERDNHRVQVLGLPDFTPLATFAAEDLRKPYGLWVDRRADGYSVYVTDSWDNGEDAQGRDILPPLAELDKRVRQYHVTRDGAKVEATLVASIGDTSEAGALRVVESIWGDPDNGRLLIAEEDERYASEFKVYTLAGRFTGTTFGRDVFKAQAEGVTLRTCGKDGWWITTEQGKQRSVFHLFDRHTLKPVGAFQGNTVANTDGIWLMQQPSARFPHGALYAVHDDQGVVAFDWESIAKQLALPLECGA
- the upp gene encoding uracil phosphoribosyltransferase, yielding MKIVEVRHPLVQHKIGLMRNAALSTKDFRELANELGTLLAYEATADLDTEPHTLPGWAGPVTVQRIAGAKITVVPILRAGLGMLSGVLSLIPAARVSVVGLQRDEETLQPVPYFERLTGRLEERDALILDPMLATGGTLIATIDMLKRAGARRIKGIFLVAAPEGIEAVKAVHPDVEIYTAAIDAQLNEKGYILPGLGDAGDRIFGTRVG
- a CDS encoding TonB-dependent receptor, with translation MGAAAPLQAAGQQAVAATGAVAADAVDLDRIEVRAQLESQIRAVDLKRSSDAIEDAVSSDALGQYPDKNVAESLQRLPGISVTRDQGEGRFVVIRGLDANLNSVSVDGIAVGTPEDSSRAAPLDVIPSDSTERLRVVKSPTPDMAGDAIGGAVLVESASAFDRDGRSLRGKIEGSHQQLSGETSPKAAFNYSEVFNDTFGVALGVNYQKRKFESDNTEVEYDGEDDAAPGDVTAINLQHRKYEIERKRIGANLNLDWRPDEDSRYYLRTLYSQFDDAETRQRVIFNFDDAKMVNTGTDQYRLDGMPKDSIDKRMRYRTKKENTFAASLGGENKLSNAVVDYRVGYTRTEERVNDEMEARFKLNGKAFNGTLDQRSRLPSYSFDNPQWLDNGNYAFDRFVLSPKQVNDKEHSAQVNVRFDGDSGSIKMGLLGRWRDRDVNVDESELRVGPKVALSSWSTSSPEYRHGTLGDGMDSAAMRAFWAANGSQYSARPQDVGGNAMTSLEEDYTASEDIFASYVMGTWDIGALRIIGGVRVENTQFKATGNQVDVAANGRSFTVTPRVANSSYTNVLPGLHLRYDAADDWVLRASANKTVARPSFGDISPRVGYSRGDEEVRLGNPELDPYESKNIDLSVEKYIGSSGIVSLGLFHKSIDGYIVQTVRTNDPAYGGYDVTQPINGRKATVRGAEFNWQQQLAFLPAGLDGLLVGASGTWLDTEFDAGIEDRAGEDFTLPRASKHVYSAHIGYEKYGLSTRLAAVYRSEYLDSIGKGRAFDIYVAPNTQLDFSLDYKFTPRVSMYFEAQNLLDKPLELYQGTRSRTLQMEEYGRTYALGLKVAL
- a CDS encoding purple acid phosphatase family protein; this encodes MSRPWVMRARVLGLLLAVPSLSFAAAEPNTQVPVGSRHYAATALPDRIVASPAADPGHGFAVAWRTDGSVQAPLLEIALAADSPAIEGIRQIRATTRALQTENGSSHHHRADVDGLQPDTLYVYRVQGNGSWSAWNQLRTLASAEQPLTLLYFGDTQNKNLSHVSRVVRAAQKAAPDARVSLFAGDLVSGGDNMDDSEWGEWFAATGWLAQETLVAPAIGNHEYFEEFEDTPQERRVLGRHWPVTFALPGNGAAAAQQTSYWFDAQAARVVVLDGTSALDLGTAKAQAQWLDKVLTANPQPWTLVLLHQPFYSPREGRENAALRDVLLPVVRRHKVDLVLQGHDHTYGRRGEGQAATPQYVVTVAGPKQYRLSDEARRTMDPVAEDTQLFQVLRIDPQRLRYEARTVTGRLYDSFELRRDAQGSKQRTELTEGRIAPRDCPRARTAKGRADRCWE